Within the Gordonia westfalica genome, the region CCGCCACGTAATCCGCGGGTGACGTTCCGCATTGCCTGCGCGACCTGCCCGGCGAGGTCAGCCGGGATCGGCGAACCGTCATCGGTGTGTGCCACCTGTCCGGCGACGTACACGTGACGACTCCCGGCCCCCACGGCGACGTGGTGATACGGGGCGTTCGGCAGCATGCCTTCGGGACTGGAGAGCGTGACGGTCATGAGTTCCTCCTGGTGGAACGAGTAGGTATCGTTTGTATACTTGGTGCCGTTCGGTTACTTCAACGAAACCAGGTCTCATGCCCGATACCCCCGCCCGCGCCTCCCAGCCACCAGAACACGCAGAACCGGCACCGGTCGCCGACCACGACCTGAGGATCGACGCCGCGTCCCGGGAGTTGCTGGGGCAGGTCCTGGACAAGTGGTCCCTGAGCGTGTTGAACGAACTGTGCGAGGCGCCATCACGGTTCAACGAACTGCGCCGCGCCATCCCGACGGTGTCGCAGAAGTCGCTGACCAGCACGCTTCGCCGACTCGAGCGAAACGGCATCGTCGAACGTCGCATGCTGAGCACCCGACCGGTCTCGGTCGAGTACTGCATCACCCCGTTGGGCAAGACCGTCCGGGAGCCGATCGACGGACTCCTGGAGTGGGCGTCGAAACATCTGCCGGCCATCGACGCCGCCCGTCAGAGATTCGACGACGAGATCCTCGGCCCCGAAAACGGCTGATGAAGAGCCCCGCTTCACGCCCCGCCATGGAACTGGAATACGCTGTCACCTGCACCTTTGGTCTCAATAGCACCGAGGAGTACAGTCGAGCGCATGCAGCGTGCACTCCTTCTCGGTTGCCGCGGCGGGGTCTGACACGACCGGCCCTCCGTCGCGGGGCCCAATCACGCGCCGGTCACTTTCCTTCCACACACGGAGAATGACCACCAATGGCACCAGCAGACACCTTCACTTCCGGCGCCAGCCGAATCGTCGAGCCGTCCGGCCCGATTCCCGCTGACCAGCCCGTATGGAATCCGCAACGCAATTCCGCGATGCCCGTTCATCGCTACCGCCAGTTCGCCGACGAGGTCGAGACGATCTCGCTGCCGGACCGCACCTGGCCCGACAAGGTCATCACCAAGGCCCCGCTGTGGTGCGCCGTCGACCTGCGTGACGGCAACCAGGCCCTGATCGACCCGATGAGCCCGGCTCGGAAGCGCCGCATGTTCGACCTGCTGGTCCGCATGGGCTACAAGGAGATCGAGGTCGGCTTCCCCTCGGCCAGCCAGACCGATTACGACTTCGTCCGCGAGATCATCGAGGACAACGCGATCCCCGACGACGTCACCATCCAGGTCCTGACGCAGTGCCGCGAGGAATTGATCGAACGCACCTTCGAGGCCTGCCGCGGTGCCGCGAACGTCATCGTGCACTTCTACAACTCCACCTCGGTACTGCAGCGTCGCGTCGTGTTCCGCGCCGACAAGGCCGCGATCACCAAGATCGCCACCGACGCCGCCCACAAGGTGCTCGAGGTGGAGAAGAACTACCCCGACACCAACTGGCGTTACGAGTACTCGCCGGAGTCGTACACGGGCACCGAGTTGAGCTTCGCCAAGGAGGTCGTCGACGCGGTCACCGAGATCATCGCTCCCACTCCGGAGAAGCCGATGATCGTCAACCTGCCCGCGACCGTCGAGATGGCCACGCCGAACGTCTACGCCGACTCGATCGAGTGGATGCACCGCAACCTGGCCCGTCGCGATTCGATCATCCTGAGCCTGCACCCCCACAACGACCGCGGAACCGGCGTTGCCGCAGCCGAACTGGGCTACCAGGCCGGCGCCGACCGCATCGAGGGCTGCCTGTTCGGCAACGGCGAGCGCACCGGCAACGTGTGTCTGGTGACCCTGGGCATGAACATGTTCAGCCGCGGCGTCGACCCGCAGATCAGCTTCTCCGACATCGACGAGATCCGACGCACCGTCGAGTACTGCAACCAGCTGAACGTCCCCGAGCGGCACCCCTACGGTGGCGATCTGGTCTTCACCGCCTTCTCCGGCAGCCATCAGGACGCCATCAACAAGGGCCTGGACCAGATGAAGTACGACGCCGACGACGCCGACTCCGACGTCGACGACATCGTCTGGGCCGTGCCGTATCTGCCGATCGACCCCAAGGACGTCGGTCGCAGCTACGAGGCCGTCATCCGCGTGAACAGCCAGTCCGGAAAGGGCGGCGTCGCCTACATCATGAAGGCCGACCACGGCATGAACCTGCCGCGTCGCCTGCAGATCGAGTTCAGCCGCGAGATCCAGAAGATCACCGACGGCGAGGGCGGTGAGGTCAATCCCAAGGAGATGTGGGACGTCTTCGCGACGAATTACCTGCAGCCGATCTGGCCGCTGGAGCGCATCCGCCAGAAGGTCGACGCGGCCGAGGTCGACGGCGGCGAGGACCACATCACCGCGGTCGTGAAGGTCGAGGGCAACGAGCGCGAGATCACCGGTGCGGGCAACGGGCCGCTGGCCGCCTTCGTCGATGCCCTGGGCACCGTCGGCTATGAGGTCCGGGTCCTGGACTACAGCGAGCACGCTCTCACCGCCGGCGGCGACGCCAGTGCCGCCGCGTACGTCGAGACCGAGGTCAACGGCGAAACCGTGTGGGGTGTCGGCGTGGCGTCGTCGATCACGACCGCCAGCCTGCGTGCCGTGGTGTCCGCGGTGAACCGCGCCTACCGCGTCACCTCGACCCCGCCCGCCGAGGACGAGGCCGCACCGCGGACCTGGGCTCCGTAGTCGCAGGCCTGACCCGCAACGTCCGAAGCGGCGCCGGGACCGTCCGAGTACCGGACTGTCCCGGCGCCGTTTCCACGTCGGCGTCGACGCCGCGCACGCACCGACCAATGTCGTCACCGATTCCACAGACATGCGAGGAACCTTGCCCGCCAGACGACAGCGACGGTTGAGCACCGACCGCGCTCGCGGGCAAGAGATCTCGGGTTCTCATCGAGCAGATCCAGTCGATCATCGCCGACGAGACGTCGTACGCCGACAAGCTGGCGGCCGGCCTGATCGAGCTCGTGGACCGCGGCCGTCGCGATCCGCTTCTGCGATCCCTCATCTCCAGCGACACGTGTTGCCGGCGGCGGCCGGATAGTCGGCCGATACCGCCCATCCCTCGCGGGTGCATTTCATGCTCACCGCCTTATTTTACTGTAAATTAAACATTGCGGTGCGCTCGCGCCGCCGATGCGGAGCCACGTCCTGCGTCGATGAGAACCACCTGGACGGTGCGCATGTCAGAAACATCCGTCGGTCGCGGCGACCCGATGCCGACGTCATGACTCTCGAATCTCCCACGTGCAAGAGCTTGCGCGTCTCCGACAAGGAGTCGAAGTCCGTCCGGACACGCACCCGAATCCTCGACGCCGCCGCCCGCGTACTCAGCACGAAGGGTTACGCCGGCACCCGCCTGTCCGACGTCGCGAAGGCCGCCGACCTGCGCGCCCCGGCGATCTACTACTACTTCGATTCACGGGAGACCCTGATCGAAGAGGTGATGTGGTCCGGCGTGGCCGACATGCGCCACCGCCTCGAAGACGCACTCGACGAGATCTCCC harbors:
- a CDS encoding winged helix-turn-helix transcriptional regulator → MPDTPARASQPPEHAEPAPVADHDLRIDAASRELLGQVLDKWSLSVLNELCEAPSRFNELRRAIPTVSQKSLTSTLRRLERNGIVERRMLSTRPVSVEYCITPLGKTVREPIDGLLEWASKHLPAIDAARQRFDDEILGPENG
- the leuA gene encoding 2-isopropylmalate synthase, whose translation is MAPADTFTSGASRIVEPSGPIPADQPVWNPQRNSAMPVHRYRQFADEVETISLPDRTWPDKVITKAPLWCAVDLRDGNQALIDPMSPARKRRMFDLLVRMGYKEIEVGFPSASQTDYDFVREIIEDNAIPDDVTIQVLTQCREELIERTFEACRGAANVIVHFYNSTSVLQRRVVFRADKAAITKIATDAAHKVLEVEKNYPDTNWRYEYSPESYTGTELSFAKEVVDAVTEIIAPTPEKPMIVNLPATVEMATPNVYADSIEWMHRNLARRDSIILSLHPHNDRGTGVAAAELGYQAGADRIEGCLFGNGERTGNVCLVTLGMNMFSRGVDPQISFSDIDEIRRTVEYCNQLNVPERHPYGGDLVFTAFSGSHQDAINKGLDQMKYDADDADSDVDDIVWAVPYLPIDPKDVGRSYEAVIRVNSQSGKGGVAYIMKADHGMNLPRRLQIEFSREIQKITDGEGGEVNPKEMWDVFATNYLQPIWPLERIRQKVDAAEVDGGEDHITAVVKVEGNEREITGAGNGPLAAFVDALGTVGYEVRVLDYSEHALTAGGDASAAAYVETEVNGETVWGVGVASSITTASLRAVVSAVNRAYRVTSTPPAEDEAAPRTWAP